The following proteins are co-located in the Xyrauchen texanus isolate HMW12.3.18 chromosome 43, RBS_HiC_50CHRs, whole genome shotgun sequence genome:
- the hint1 gene encoding histidine triad nucleotide-binding protein 1, whose protein sequence is MADEVSKAQSAQPGGDTIFGKIIRKEIPANIFYEDDQCIAFHDVAPQAPTHFLVVPRKPLTQISKVEDADKELLGHLMLVAKKCAEQVGLPKGYRLVVNEGPDGGQSVYHIHIHVLGGRQLGWPPG, encoded by the exons ATGGCGGATGAAGTAAGCAAAGCGCAGAGCGCGCAGCCGGGCGGAGACACGATATTCGGCAAAATCATCCGCAAAGAGATTCCAGCCAATATCTTTTATGAAGATGATCAG TGCATTGCCTTCCATGATGTAGCTCCTCAAGCTCCCACTCACTTCCTGGTGGTCCCCAGAAAACCCCTCACTCAGATCTCCAAAGTAGAGGATGCTGATAAAGAG CTGCTTGGACATCTGATGTTGGTTGCTAAGAAGTGTGCGGAGCAGGTGGGGTTACCCAAAGGATACCGGCTGGTGGTGAATGAAGGTCCTGACGGGGGTCAGTCTGTTTACCACATTCACATCCATGTTCTGGGTGGCCGTCAGCTGGGTTGGCCTCCTGGTTAA
- the LOC127635460 gene encoding serine/threonine-protein phosphatase 2A catalytic subunit beta isoform, with translation MDDKAFTKDLDQWVEQLNECKQLTENQVRTLCEKAKEILTKESNVQEVRCPVTVCGDVHGQFHDLMELFRIGGKSPDTNYLFMGDYVDRGYYSVETVSLLVALKVRYPERITILRGNHESRQITQVYGFYDECLRKYGNANVWKYFTDLFDYLPLTALVDGQIFCLHGGLSPSIDTLDHIRALDRLQEVPHEGPMCDLLWSDPDDRGGWGISPRGAGYTFGQDISETFNHANGLTLVSRAHQLVMEGYNWCHDRNVVTIFSAPNYCYRCGNQAAIMELDDTLKYSFLQFDPAPRRGEPHVTRRTPDYFL, from the exons ATGGATGATAAAGCGTTCACGAAGGATTTAGACCAATGGGTCGAGCAGCTGAACGAGTGCAAACAACTCACCGAGAACCAAGTGAGAACGCTCTGCGAGAAG GCTAAAGAGATCCTCACTAAAGAGTCGAATGTTCAGGAGGTGCGCTGTCCCGTCACCGTGTGTGGAGATGTGCACGGCCAGTTTCATGACCTCATGGAGCTGTTCAGAATCGGTGGGAAATCACCAGACACCAACTATCTGTTCATGGGCGACTATGTAGACAGAGGCTATTACTCTGTGGAGACAGTCTCACTGCTTGTTGCACTAAAG GTTCGTTATCCAGAACGCATCACGATATTGCGGGGAAACCACGAGAGCAGACAGATTACACAGGTTTACGGTTTCTATGACGAGTGCTTGAGGAAATACGGCAATGCAAATGTCTGGAAATACTTCACAGATCTCTTTGACTATCTTCCCCTCACGGCACTAGTGGATGGGCAG atCTTCTGTCTGCATGGTGGTCTCTCTCCATCTATAGACACACTGGATCATATTCGTGCTCTGGATCGTCTGCAGGAGGTCCCACACGAG GGCCCGATGTGTGATCTACTGTGGTCAGATCCTGATGATCGTGGTGGTTGGGGAATCTCTCCTCGAGGTGCTGGATACACCTTTGGACAAGACATCTCTGAAACCTTCAATCATGCTAATGGCCTCACGCTGGTGTCACGTGCTCATCAGCTCGTCATGGAG ggataCAACTGGTGTCATGATAGGAATGTCGTCACTATCTTCAGTGCGCCAAACTACTGCTATCGCTGCGGCAACCAGGCCGCCATTATGGAACTGGACGACACTCTTAAATATTCGTT CCTTCAGTTTGATCCAGCCCCTCGACGTGGAGAGCCCCACGTCACCCGCCGCACACCTGACTACTTCCTGTAA